The Acidianus infernus genome window below encodes:
- a CDS encoding aminotransferase class I/II-fold pyridoxal phosphate-dependent enzyme codes for MKDSTKAVKEDIEDSTKAITTPIYQTVAFMFPEGEKFRYSREANPTTLELGKKIAELEGAEMGIAFSSGMGAITTTLFTLLTPGKSLLVTMDMFGRSLRFCKDFLVNWGVKVTISKPGNENLLEIAKRSHFDVIFVESITNPLLRVINLPELSKIAKENNSILVVDSTFATPINQKPIELGADIVIHSASKFIAGHNDVIAGLAAGKEELMKNVDLMRRTLGTSLEPFPAYLVIRGMKTLKIRMDVINRNAEQIAEFLEDHPKVTKVYYPGLKSHPDYEIARKVLKGFGGVVSFEVRGGKDEALKVMRSTKVIIPAQSLGGVNSLISHPPTMSHRTLTLEERKIIGINDSLLRLSVGIEDVEDLIEDLAQALSKI; via the coding sequence GTGAAAGACTCAACTAAGGCTGTGAAAGAAGATATTGAAGATTCAACTAAAGCAATTACTACACCAATTTACCAGACAGTAGCTTTTATGTTCCCAGAAGGAGAGAAATTTAGGTATTCAAGGGAGGCAAATCCTACAACCCTAGAGCTAGGCAAAAAGATAGCCGAACTTGAAGGGGCAGAAATGGGTATTGCGTTCTCTTCTGGAATGGGGGCCATTACTACAACTCTTTTTACTTTGCTTACTCCAGGAAAGTCGTTATTAGTAACTATGGACATGTTTGGTAGGAGCCTACGTTTTTGTAAAGATTTCTTGGTAAACTGGGGAGTTAAAGTAACTATTAGTAAACCTGGAAATGAAAACTTACTAGAGATTGCCAAAAGATCACATTTTGACGTGATATTTGTAGAGAGTATAACTAATCCTTTACTTCGAGTTATCAACTTACCAGAATTGTCAAAGATTGCCAAAGAAAATAACAGCATACTAGTTGTAGATTCGACTTTTGCTACCCCAATAAATCAAAAGCCAATAGAGCTTGGAGCAGATATAGTTATACATAGCGCGTCCAAATTTATTGCAGGACATAACGACGTTATAGCAGGACTTGCTGCAGGTAAAGAAGAGCTTATGAAGAACGTTGACTTAATGAGGAGAACTCTGGGAACTTCCTTAGAACCTTTTCCAGCTTATTTAGTAATAAGGGGGATGAAAACTCTAAAGATTAGAATGGACGTTATAAATAGGAATGCTGAGCAGATAGCTGAATTTCTAGAAGATCATCCAAAAGTTACTAAAGTATATTATCCAGGATTAAAGTCTCATCCAGATTATGAAATAGCTAGAAAAGTTCTTAAAGGCTTTGGCGGGGTAGTAAGCTTTGAAGTTAGAGGAGGTAAGGATGAAGCTCTTAAGGTTATGAGATCAACTAAGGTAATAATTCCTGCACAGAGCTTAGGTGGAGTTAATTCATTAATTTCCCATCCACCTACAATGAGTCATAGAACCTTAACTTTAGAGGAGAGGAAGATAATAGGAATTAACGATTCTTTACTAAGATTGTCTGTGGGAATAGAAGACGTTGAAGATCTGATAGAAGATTTAGCTCAAGCTTTAAGTAAAATTTAA
- a CDS encoding homoserine kinase: MSAKAEAYSSSANLGPGFDILSMAHNAFKDIVIARTIEEKGKIVIKSNNPKIPLDPEKNSAGLATKILLQEKGIDEGIEIEINKGIPFGLGLGSSGASSVAAIAAVNELFELKLTQEEMVKYSMFGEQASSGSPHPDNVAASVYGGIIAVTSVSPVKVVKIPVNIDFKILLISPQGEREGKTKKAREMLPSKVDLSLYVKNSRYLSSLILGFIKGDKELIKQGLNDEIVEVAREPLYPHYKKIKEIALKNDAIGSCVSGAGPTVLVLYDDHTNVDKIKVESLEVCKVFGLTCNFISAQIAGGVKSERLN, from the coding sequence TTACTCAAGTTCTGCTAATTTAGGCCCTGGGTTTGATATTTTATCTATGGCTCACAATGCTTTCAAGGACATAGTAATTGCGAGGACTATCGAAGAGAAGGGAAAAATAGTAATCAAGAGTAATAATCCCAAGATTCCTTTAGATCCGGAAAAAAATTCTGCAGGATTGGCTACGAAAATTCTTCTTCAAGAAAAGGGAATAGACGAAGGAATAGAAATCGAGATAAATAAGGGAATACCCTTTGGCTTGGGTTTAGGCAGTAGTGGTGCCTCTTCTGTCGCTGCAATAGCAGCTGTTAACGAGCTTTTTGAGCTTAAGTTGACCCAAGAAGAGATGGTAAAATATTCAATGTTCGGAGAACAGGCTTCTTCTGGCTCTCCTCATCCAGATAATGTGGCAGCTAGCGTATATGGAGGAATAATTGCTGTAACCTCAGTTTCTCCTGTAAAAGTAGTCAAAATTCCTGTTAATATTGATTTTAAGATCCTATTAATTTCCCCCCAAGGTGAGAGAGAAGGCAAAACAAAAAAAGCTAGAGAAATGTTACCTAGCAAGGTAGACCTTTCGCTTTATGTTAAAAATTCCAGGTATCTATCGTCGCTAATTTTAGGCTTTATTAAAGGAGATAAAGAATTGATAAAACAAGGGTTAAACGATGAAATAGTTGAAGTTGCAAGGGAACCTCTTTATCCACACTATAAGAAAATTAAAGAAATTGCATTGAAGAATGATGCTATAGGTAGTTGTGTTAGCGGTGCAGGACCTACAGTCTTGGTGCTCTATGACGATCACACTAATGTTGATAAAATAAAGGTTGAGAGCCTTGAAGTTTGCAAAGTATTTGGGCTTACATGCAATTTTATTTCTGCTCAAATAGCTGGAGGTGTAAAAAGTGAAAGACTCAACTAA